AATACGATATTTATAACAGGCGTTAAATACGGCAATAATTGGGAATGCCTAACTTTTCATACAAGTTTCCCCTCAGTTCGGGAAGGAATTTATTTTAAGCTATCGAAATACCTATGAGGTGTCTGCATACGTCAACCGGTGCCGACGTGCCGCTTTGGGGGAACGGCGCTTCCCCTGAATAAACAAGTAGGTGGAGCGGTAAATGCTTGAACTTTTTGACGAAATAAAAGGCGACCTGCAGGTGGTTGAAGAAGAGTTGAGGGCTGTGGTTCAAACGCAGAATCCTCTTCTGACGGAGACTTCTACTCATCTCCTGAATGCGGGGGGCAAGAGATTACGGCCCGCCCTATGTTTATTCGGAGCCAAATTTTACAATTACAACCTTGAAAAAGTGTTACCCCTGGCCGTCGCTTTGGAGCTGATCCACATGGCAACCCTGGTTCACGACGACGTAGTGGACGCCTCCATGACCCGCAGGGGTATTCCTACTGTTAAAGCGAAATGGGGCAACAGCATTTCCACCCATGTCGGCACTTACTTGTTTGCGAAATCCTTAATTCTCCTCTCAAAGTACGAAAAAACGCCCATAATAGCGCGGGTGCTATCGAGCATCAGCGTGAAGATGTGCGAGGGAGAAATTCAGCAAATATCCTCCTCGTTCAATATCTGTCAGAGCATTAAAGAATATCTGCACCGCATAAAGCTTAAAACCGCCCTTCTTATAGCCGCCAGCATCCAATTGGGGGCGGCGGCCTGCGGGGCGCCCGTCAGCATTCACCTTCCCCTGCGCCGCTACGGGCACAACATCGGCATGGCCTTCCAGATTACCGACGATATTCTGGATATGGTGGCCGAGGAGAGCCAGCTTGGCAAGCCGGTTGGGAGCGACCTGAGGCAGGGGATAGTAACTATTCCCGTCATTTACGCGCTTACCTGCTGTCAACAGCGAAAGCGCCTGGTGGAACTGATCGGCAAGGTGGAAAAAACAGAGGAAGAGATCCGGGAGGCCATAAAAATAATCAAAAGTTGCGGGGCCATAGAATATTCGTTTAACCTTGCCAGAAAATATTTGCTAAAGGCGAAGGAAGAGCTAAAATCTTTGCCCGACATTCCGACCAGGTTTACCTTAAGCCTGGCGGCGGATTTTATCGGAGTAAGGAAGTTCTAAGGCCAGGTCGGGGTGGGGCGTATTGTACGGATATCCTGTATTTGTGGATTTAAGCGGTAAAAAGTGCCTTGTCGTCGGCGGCGGGCCGGTAGCTGAGCGCAAGGTCCGTTCGCTGCTCGAATGCGGTGCCAGGGTAATGGTGGTCAGCCCGGAGATTACCGCCGGGCTAAAGTCTCTGGCTGATGACGGTAAAATTATGTACAGGCGCGGCTACTACGCTCCTTCCGACCTGGAGGGGGTGTTCCTGGTCATCGGCTCGGCCGGCCGGGGGGAGGTGAACCGCCGGGTTGCTGACGATTGCGCCGGGCGGAATATTCTTGTTAATATTGTCGATGATCCTGCCAAAGGGAACTTTTTTGTCCCCGCCGTGGTCAGGCGGGGTGCGCTGGCAATAGCCGTTTCAACAGGCGGCAAAAGCCCGCTGCTGGCCCGGAAGATCAGGGAGGAACTGGAAAAAGCTTACGGGCCCCAGTACGGGGAATTTCTGGACATGCTCGGCAGTATGCGGGATGAAGTGCTCCGCAGCGTTGAGGATGAGGCAAGGAAGAGGAAGATCCTGGAATGTCTAGTCGATGACACCGTAATGGGTTATCTAAAAGAAGGCCGTTTAGACCTGGCAAAGGAGAGAATGCTGAGTGCTTATCCTGGTAGTGGGTCTCAACCACAGAACGGCTCCTGTTGAAGTAAGGGAAAAACTGTCTTTTTCCGCCAAGTCCCTTCAAGGCGCGCTGGCCCAACTGAAATCCTACCCGGTTATTGAAGGGTGTGCAATTCTGTCTACCTGCAACAGGACCGAGATTTACGCCGCCACCCTGGAAATGGACGACGGGTTGAATGCCATCTGGGATTTCCTGTCCCGCTGGTCGGGGGTGGGCATTTCCGAAATTAAAAACTTTACCTACAGCCATACTCTCTACGACACCATCCGCCATCTTTTCCGGGTGGCGGCCGGCCTGGACTCGATGATCCTGGGCGAGACCCAGATACTGGGCCAGGTAAGGGAGGCCTACCAGCGGGCCATCGAGTACGAATCCACCAACCGGGTTCTCAATACGCTTTTCCAGCAGGCAATCACGGTGGGCAAGCGGGTGCGGACGGAAACCGGCATCGACCGCAACGCCGTTTCCATAAGCTATGCCGCCGTAGAACTGGCCCGGCAGCACCTGGGAAGCCTGGACGGCCGTTCGGTGCTCGTTATCGGGGCAGGGAAGATGAGCGAGTTGACCGCCAGGCATCTTGTAGCCAACGGGGTTTCCAGCGTTATTGTCTCAAACCGCTCTTTTGAAAGGGCGGTGGCCCTTGCAGAACAGTTTCGGGGCAGGGCGGTCAGGTTCGATGAGCTATACAGGTGCATGGAGGCGGCCGACATCGTGATCAGTTGCACGGCGGCTTCCCATTGCGTGGTGAAAGCCGAAGAAGTGAGCCGCGTTATGGACAAAAGGCGGGGCAGGGCAATTTTCATGGTCGATATTGCCGTCCCGCGGGATATTGAAGCAGAAGTGGGAAATCTGGCGGGGGTCACCCTTTTTGATATCGACGACTTGAAGAACGTAATCGACCAGAACCTGGCCGAGCGCAAGCAGGCTGCCGTCAAGGCGGAGGAGATTATCGAGGAAGAGCTTGACGGCTTTATGAAGTGGCTGGGGATGCAGTTCGTTGTACCTACCATCTCGGCCCTTAAAAAATGGGGGGATGAAATTAAGCAAAAGGAGCTGTGCAGGGCCCTGAACAGGCTGGGCAACATATCCGAGCACGACAGGAAGGTCATCTGCTCCATGGCCAATTCCATTGTAAACCAAATCCTTCATGTGCCGGTGGCCCAGCTTAAAAGCTACGCCCTTACCACTGAGGGCCACCTTTACACCGAAATTTTGCAAAACCTGTTTAATCTGGACGTGCCCGGCCAGAAACCTAAAAAGCAGCCGGCCCCTGCGGGGATTAAGGAGCCCGTGCTGGCGAAAAAAGGTTAGGAGAGCGTATGAAGCGGGAGATTGCAGTGGGCACCAGGGTAAGCAAGCTGGCCATGTGGCAGGCCCGGTGGGTGGTAGACCGCCTGAAGGAGCTCTGCCCCGGTTGCAGCTTCCGGATTGTAGGAATCCGTACCCTGGGCGACCGTATCCTTGACGCGGCCCTTGTTAAAATAGGAGATAAGGGCCTTTTTACTAAAGAACTGGAAGCGGCCATGCTGCGCGGGGAAATCGACATGGCGGTGCACAGCATGAAGGACCTGCCCACCGAACTGCCCGAAGGCCTGGTCATAGGTGCCGTGTGCAAGAGGGAACACCCGGCCGACGTGCTGGTTTCCCGCCGGGGCAAAAAGCTGGATGAGCTGCCCGGAGGGGCGCTTGTCGGCACCAGCAGCCTCAGGCGCTGCGCCCAGCTTTTGTGGTACCGCGACGATCTCAGGATGGTAAACCTGCGGGGGAACATCAACACCCGCTTGCGCAAGCTGGAGGAGGAGAATCTGGACGCCGCCGTGCTGGCTTATGCCGGCCTGTTCAGGATGGGCCGGCAGGACGCAATTACCCAGGTTATTCCCTTCGACATTTGCCTGCCGGCGGTGGGCCAGGGTTCGATTGGGGTGGAGGTGCGCAGCGATGACGGGGAAGTGCTGGAGCTGGTGAAAAAGATAGATCACCGGGAATCCCGCCTGGCCGTTTTTGCCGAAAGGGCCTTTTTAAGAAGGCTGGAGGGCGGGTGCCAGGTTCCCGTCGGCGCCCTGGGAACGGTGGAAAACGACCGGCTGCGCCTGGAGGGGGTGGTCGCCACCCCGGACGGAAAGCAGCTTGTGCGTTCATTTGTGGAGGGAAACGGCGGCGACGCCGCCGCAATTGGGTTAAGGCTGGCGGAGAAGCTCCTGGAGCTGGGGGCGGGGGAAATTTTAAAAAGGGCAAGGCAGGAGGAAAGACGTGAGTAAGGGAACGGTCTACCTGGTGGGCGCAGGGCCCGGCGACCCGAAGCTGATAACGCTCAAGGGCCTGGAGTGCATCAGAAAAGCCGACGTAATTGTGCACGACCGTCTGGCCGGCCGCAGGCTCCTGGCGTATGCCAGGCCTGAAGCCGAAATTATCTGTGCCGGCAAGTCCCCCGGCCGGCACACTTTAAAGCAGGATGAAATAAACCGCCTGCTGGTGGAAAAGGCCGGGGAGGGCAAAACCGTGGTGCGGCTGAAAGGCGGCGACCCCTTTGTTTTCGGGCGCGGCGGGGAGGAAGCCGAAGCCCTGGCGGAGGCCGGCGTGCCTTTTGAAGTCGTTCCCGGCGTCACTTCTGCCGTGGCGGCCCCGGCCTACGCCGGCATTCCCGTGACGCACCGGGACTGCACGTCCGCCCTGACCATTGTTACGGGGAACGAGGATCCTTTAAAGGAGGATAGCAGAATTGCCTGGGATAAAATCTCCACCGGCGCCGGCACGCTGGTATTTTTAATGGGCATGGCCAACCTGCCCTTTATTGCCGGGAAGCTGATCGAAAACGGCAGGCCTGCCGAAACTCCGGCGGCTGTAATCAGGTGGGGCACCGTGCCCGGGCAGCAAACCGTAACCGGCACGTTGGGGGATATAAGCGAAAAGGCATCCCGGGCGGGGCTGAAAAACCCGGCCGTTATAATAGTAGGAGAGGTAGTGGCGCTCCGGGACAGGCTGAACTGGTTTGAAAAAAAGCCTCTTTTCGGCAGGAGGGTGCTTGTCACCCGTTCGCGGGAGCAGGCCAGCGCCCTTTCCGAAGCCATTGAAGCCCTTGGGGGCCAGGCCGTGGAATTTCCCGCCATAAGGGTGGCGGAACCGGAAGATTATTCCCCGCTGGACAGGGCAATCGAAGGGCTGGATTCCTTCCGGTGGGTGATTTTTACCAGCGTAAACGGGGTGGAGTCGTTTTTCAGGAGGCTCAGGCAGCATCGCAAGGATATTCGCGAGCTGAGGCCGGTCAGGCTGTGTGCCATCGGCCCAAAGACCAGAGAGGCGCTGGAGGCTTACGGCCTGCTGGTGGACTACGTGCCGGACGAGTACCGCGCCGAGGAGATTGTCAGGGGACTGGCAGGAAAGATTAGAGCAGGGGACAGGGTCCTCCTGCCCCGGGCGGACGTAGCCCGCAAGGTTTTGCCTGATGCGCTGGCGGAATTGGGCGCTGATGTTACTGAGGTAACGGCTTACCGCACCGTAACGGGTGACGGCGGCGGTACACCGGTCAGGGAAATGCTGCGGGACGGGGAAATCCACATGATTACTTTTACCAGCTCGTCCACCGTGCGAAATTTTGTAAAGCTGCTGGGAGAGGGGGGGCTGGACAGGTTGCTTGCCGGGGTGAAGGTGGCCTGCATTGGCCCAATTACGGCCGCCACGGCGCGCGAGCTGTCCATAAGGGTGGACGTGGTGGCTAAAGAGTACACCATAGAAGGGCTTGTCCGGGCCATTCTGGAATACTATGGCGGCGGCGGGGAGGTGGTTTAAAAAATGATCAGCGTTACCAGGCTTTTGTGCGATACCGGGTATTTCGGCGATACGCTGCGTTACAGCACCGGCTCGAAAGGCCAGGTGCACGGCGCGATTGAGGGGCACGGCCCGGTGGTGGTCTGGAACAGCACCCGCACCTGCAACCTCAGATGCATACACTGCTATTCAAGCTCAGAATCCAGAAAATACGACGGGGAGCTTACCACCGCCGAAGCCAGGCGATTTATAGACGGGCTGGCCGAGTTTAAGGTGCCCGTCCTGCTGTTTTCCGGCGGGGAGCCGCTTTTAAGAGATGACCTTTTTGAGCTGGCCGCTTACGCCGGGGAGAGGGGAATCAGGCCGACCATCTCGACAAACGGTACCTTGCTGGATCTCGATACAGTAAAGGCTTTGAAAAAGCTCGGAATAGGTTACATCGGCATAAGCCTGGACGGCATCGGTGAAAACAACGACCGCTTCCGCGGCTGCAGCGGGGCCTTCCAGGCGGCGCTGAAGGGAATCAGGAACTGCATGGCGGCCGGCCAGGGGGTGGGGCTGCGCTTTACCATTAACAGGCACAACTATAAGGATTTAAACGCCATTTTCGACCTGGTGGAGGCGGAAAACATCCCGCGCGTTTGCTTCTACCACTTGGTTTACGCGGGGCGGGGAAGCAAAATGGTGGAGGAAGACATCACCCGCGAGGAAGCTCGCGCCGCCATGGACCTGATAATGGAGCGCACTCTGAATTTCCACAGGCGCGGCCTGCAGAAAGAAGTGCTGACCGTGGACAATCATGCAGATGGCGTTTATATTTACCTTAAGCTTAAGAAAACAGACCCGCAAAGGGCGGACAAGGTGCTTGAGCTGCTCAGGCTGAACGGGGGCAACCGGACCGGCATTGCCATCGGGGCAGTGGACTGGTACGGCAACGTTCACCCGGACCAGTTTACCCAGAACCACACTTTCGGCAATGTGCGGGAAAGAAAGTTCGGAGAAATCTGGACCGACCTGTCCCACCCTGTCCTGGCCGGCCTGAAAAACCGCAAGCCCTTGCTTAAAGGCCGCTGCGCGGCATGCAGGTGGCTGGACATCTGCAACGGGAACTTCAGGGCGCGGGCCGAAGCGGTTACGGGCGACTTCTGGGAGTCCGACCCGGCCTGCTATCTGACTGACGAAGAGATAGGTTTGAACTTATAGGAGGTGTGTTTGGATGGCCTTTCCGGTTAACCGGCCAAGGCGCTTGAGAAAAAATGAAAATTTGCGGAGGCTGGTGCGTGAGGCCAGGCTTTCCGTGGACGACCTGGTCTACCCCGTTTTTGTTACCCACGGCAGGGGGGTTGCCAGGCCTGTTGAGTCCATGCCCGGCATTTGCAACTATTCAATAGACAGGCTGCTTGAAGAACTGGAGGAAGTGGCCGCGCTGAACATACCCGCCGTGCTGCCTTTCGGCGTGCCGGAGGCAAAAGATGAACTGGGGTCCGGGGCTTATGCCGAAGACGGCATCATCCAGCAGGCGGTGCGGGCAATTAAGGAGGCCTACCCCGGGCTGCTCGTAATTACCGACATTTGCCTTTGCGAGTACACCAGCCACGGCCACTGCGGAGTGGTCGAAAACGGGCAGGTCTTGAACGACCCCACCCTGGACCTGCTTGCGCGCACGGCCGTTTCCCACGCCAGGGCGGGCGCGGACATGGTGGCGCCGTCGGACATGATGGACGGCAGGGTGGGGGCCATCCGCAGGGCGCTGGACGAAAACGGTTTTGCGGACGTACCCATAATGGCCTACTCGGCCAAGTACGCCTCGGCCTTTTACGGGCCGTTCCGGGAGGCGGCCGGATCCGCCCCGCAGTTCGGCGACAGGAAGGCTTACCAGATGGACCCGGCCAATTCCGATGAGGCGCTCCGGGAGGTCTGGCTAGACATTGAAGAGGGAGCGGACATCGTCATGGTCAAGCCGGCCCTGGCCTATATGGACGTCATCCGCCGGGTAAAGGACGATTACGGCTACCCTGTTGCGGCCTACAATGTCAGCGGGGAGTACAGCATGGTCAAGGCCGCGGCGCAGCGGGGATGGGTGGACGAACAGAGGATTGTCATGGAGATCCTCACCGGGCTGAAGCGCGCCGGGGCGGACATCATCATTACCTATCATGCCAAGGATGCGGCCAGGTGGCTTAGGGAAGGGCGGCAGTAGGTGAATTTGCGGGTGTTCCGCTAAGCTGGGAGGAATGAATATGCTGGTTTCCTGGAATACAACCAACGCCTGCAACATGTACTGCAAGCACTGCTACCGCGACGCCGGGGCAAAGGCGGCGGAGGAACTGAGTACGGAGGAGGGCCTGGCCTTAATCGACCAGATAGCCGGCGCAGGGTTTAAGATAATGATCTTCAGCGGCGGCGAGCCGCTTATGCGCGACGATATCTTCACCCTTGTGGCCCGCGCCCGGGAAAGGGGCCTGCGGCCGGTCTTCGGCACAAATGGCACCCTGATTACGGGCGAAACGGCGCGGCGGTTAAAGGAGGCCGGGGCCGCAGTGATGGGGATCAGCCTGGACAGTGTGGATCCAAAAAGCCATGACGACTTCCGGGCAACTCCCGGGGCCTGGCAGGGGGCGGTGGATGGAATGCGTGCCTGCCGGGAGGCCGGGCTTCCTTTTCAGGTTCATACCACGGTGATGGGCTGGAACAAGGACGAGGTGGAAAGGCTGACCGACTTTGCCGTCCGGATGGGGGCGGTGGGCCATCACATCTTTTTCCTGGTGCCTACCGGCCGGGCGGTGGGCATTGCAGAGGAATCGCTTAAAGCCGGGCAGTACGAGGAGTTGCTGCAGAGGATCATGAGAAAGCAGGCCGAGGTGAAGATCGAGCTGAAGCCTACCTGTGCCCCCCAGTTCATGCGGATAGCCTCTCAGATGGGGGTCAAAACCCGCTTCAGCAAGGGTTGCCTGGCCGGCATAGCCTACTGCATCATCAGCCCCAGGGGTGTGGTTCAGCCCTGCGCCTATCTGGACATACCGGCCGGAAACGTGCGCCAGGCTGGTTTTGGGGATATATGGCATGAGGCCGGAATTTTCAAGGACCTGCGCACCGAAGAGTACGGCGGGGGGTGCGGGATCTGCCGTTATAAAAAGGTGTGCGGCGGTTGCCGCGCCCGCGCCTATTTCTATTACGGCGACTACATGGCGGAAGAACCGTGGTGCCTTTACCGCGAGCGGAAAGGGCGCTGATCATGAAGCTGGATTTAATCGACAGGAAGCTTTTAAACCTGCTCCAGGCCGGTTTTCCCCTGGTGCCGGAGCCTTACAGGGAACTGGGAGAAGCGCTCGGCATTTCCGAAGAAGAGGTTATCGCCAGAATCGGCCGCATGCTGCAAAGCGGCGTCATCCGCCGGCTGGGCTGCGTTTTCGACTCGCGCCAGCTGGGCTACAGCGGCGTTCTGTGCGCCATGAATGTTGAAGAGGGCAGGGTGGACGAAGTGGCGGAAGTGGTTAACTCTTTTCCAGGTATAACCCACAATTACCTGCGGGAACATCCCCGCTACAACATGTGGTTTACCCTGCTGGCCGGGTCGGATCAGGAAATTGAGGCAATCCTGGAACAAATCAGGGAGCGCACCGGCATAAAAGAAGTTATTGCCCTGCCTGCGGAAGATGTGTTTAAAATCCGGGTTAGCTTTGACCTTGAGTGAGGTGTGGCGATGCTGACCGAACAGGACAAGCGGGTGATCCGCGTTTTGCAGCGGGGCCTGCCCCTCGAAAGCCGCCCTTTTAAAGCAATGGCGGAAGAATTGAACATGACCGAAGAGGAGCTCATAGATAAAATAAAACAATTTATAAAGAACGGTCAGATCAGGCGGTTTGGCGCGACGGTCCGCCACCAGGACGTGGGTTACGTGGCCAATGCCATGATCGTCTGGGATGTGCCTGACGACAGGGTTAAAGAGGCAGGCCGGATAATGGCCGGGTTCGGGGAGGTAACCCATTGCTACCAGCGCCCCCGCCTGCCCGGCTGGCCTTACAACATCTTTACGATGGTGCACGGAAAGACCAGGGAGGAGTGCATCCGGGCCGCTGAAATGATTTCGCAGGCTACCGGGGTGGGCAGCTACCGGCTGCTGTTCAGCACGGCGGAATTAAAGAAGAGCAGCATGCTGTATTTTGAACAGGCAACATAAAAATGCTGGAGGTTGGCACAATGTATAAAGGCTTTGACAGATCCGTTTCCCTCTACCGTCAGGCCTGTAAGGTAATACCGGGCGGCGTCAACAGCCCTGTGCGCGCTTTTAAGGCGGTGGGGCTGAACCCGGTTTTTGTTAAAAAAGGCGAGGGCGCCAGAATTTACGATTTTGACGATAATGAATACATAGATTACGTATGCTCCTGGGGGCCGCTGATCCTGGGCCACAGGCACCCGCGGGTGGTCGGGGCCCTGGAGAGGTGCCTGAACGAGGTGGGGACGAGTTTCGGCGCACCTACCGAGCTGGAGAACATCCTGGCGGAAATGATTGTGGAGGCGGTTCCCTCGATTGAAATGGTGAGGCTGGTAAACTCTGGGACGGAAGCGGCCATGAGCGCCCTGAGGCTGGCCAGGGGCTATACCGGAAGAAATAAAATCGTCAAGTTTGAAGGCTGCTACCACGGGCACGCCGATTTTCTGCTGATCAAGGCCGGTTCCGGCGCCCTGACCTTTGGCGTGCCTACCAGCCCGGGCATTCCGGCGGCAGCGGCGGCCGGCACGATTGTCGCCCGCTACAACGACCTGGCGGGCCTGGAGGAAATATTTAAACTGGAAGGCGAGGATATTGCGGCCGTGATTGTTGAGCCGGTGGCGGGCAACATGGGGGTGGTGCCGCCCGCGCCCGGCTTTCTGGAGGGTTTGAGGAACCTGACCGCCCGGTACGGGAGCCTTTTGATATTCGACGAGGTAATAACCGGCTTCAGGCTGGCTTACGGCGGCGCCCAGGAGCTGTACGGAGTTGCTCCCGACCTGACCTGCCTGGGCAAGGTGATCGGCGGGGGCCTGCCGGTCGGCGCTTACGGAGGCAGGAGGGAGATTATGGAGCAGGTGGCGCCCTCGGGCCCCGTGTACCAGGCCGGCACGCTGTCCGGCAACCCCCTGGCGGTAAGCGCAGGCATAGCCACCCTGGAGGTTTTAAAGCAGCCCGGCGTTTACGGCAGGCTGGAGCAGACCGCCGCGGCTCTTGAGGATGCGCTGAAGCAGGCCGCCCGGCAGACCGGGGCGGAAGTCTGCTTTAACCGGGCCGGTTCAATGCTGTGCGCTTTCTTTACCGGCGAAGAGGTTAAAGATTACGCCTCCGCCTGCACCTCCGACACGGCCCG
The window above is part of the Pelotomaculum thermopropionicum SI genome. Proteins encoded here:
- the IspA gene encoding geranylgeranyl pyrophosphate synthase, with translation MLELFDEIKGDLQVVEEELRAVVQTQNPLLTETSTHLLNAGGKRLRPALCLFGAKFYNYNLEKVLPLAVALELIHMATLVHDDVVDASMTRRGIPTVKAKWGNSISTHVGTYLFAKSLILLSKYEKTPIIARVLSSISVKMCEGEIQQISSSFNICQSIKEYLHRIKLKTALLIAASIQLGAAACGAPVSIHLPLRRYGHNIGMAFQITDDILDMVAEESQLGKPVGSDLRQGIVTIPVIYALTCCQQRKRLVELIGKVEKTEEEIREAIKIIKSCGAIEYSFNLARKYLLKAKEELKSLPDIPTRFTLSLAADFIGVRKF
- the CysG gene encoding siroheme synthase (precorrin-2 oxidase/ferrochelatase domain), translated to MYGYPVFVDLSGKKCLVVGGGPVAERKVRSLLECGARVMVVSPEITAGLKSLADDGKIMYRRGYYAPSDLEGVFLVIGSAGRGEVNRRVADDCAGRNILVNIVDDPAKGNFFVPAVVRRGALAIAVSTGGKSPLLARKIREELEKAYGPQYGEFLDMLGSMRDEVLRSVEDEARKRKILECLVDDTVMGYLKEGRLDLAKERMLSAYPGSGSQPQNGSC
- the HemA gene encoding glutamyl-tRNA reductase, coding for MLILVVGLNHRTAPVEVREKLSFSAKSLQGALAQLKSYPVIEGCAILSTCNRTEIYAATLEMDDGLNAIWDFLSRWSGVGISEIKNFTYSHTLYDTIRHLFRVAAGLDSMILGETQILGQVREAYQRAIEYESTNRVLNTLFQQAITVGKRVRTETGIDRNAVSISYAAVELARQHLGSLDGRSVLVIGAGKMSELTARHLVANGVSSVIVSNRSFERAVALAEQFRGRAVRFDELYRCMEAADIVISCTAASHCVVKAEEVSRVMDKRRGRAIFMVDIAVPRDIEAEVGNLAGVTLFDIDDLKNVIDQNLAERKQAAVKAEEIIEEELDGFMKWLGMQFVVPTISALKKWGDEIKQKELCRALNRLGNISEHDRKVICSMANSIVNQILHVPVAQLKSYALTTEGHLYTEILQNLFNLDVPGQKPKKQPAPAGIKEPVLAKKG
- the HemC gene encoding porphobilinogen deaminase, with the translated sequence MKREIAVGTRVSKLAMWQARWVVDRLKELCPGCSFRIVGIRTLGDRILDAALVKIGDKGLFTKELEAAMLRGEIDMAVHSMKDLPTELPEGLVIGAVCKREHPADVLVSRRGKKLDELPGGALVGTSSLRRCAQLLWYRDDLRMVNLRGNINTRLRKLEEENLDAAVLAYAGLFRMGRQDAITQVIPFDICLPAVGQGSIGVEVRSDDGEVLELVKKIDHRESRLAVFAERAFLRRLEGGCQVPVGALGTVENDRLRLEGVVATPDGKQLVRSFVEGNGGDAAAIGLRLAEKLLELGAGEILKRARQEERRE
- a CDS encoding uroporphyrinogen-III methylase and Uroporphyrinogen-III synthase (COG0007 CysG and COG1587 HemD), with amino-acid sequence MSKGTVYLVGAGPGDPKLITLKGLECIRKADVIVHDRLAGRRLLAYARPEAEIICAGKSPGRHTLKQDEINRLLVEKAGEGKTVVRLKGGDPFVFGRGGEEAEALAEAGVPFEVVPGVTSAVAAPAYAGIPVTHRDCTSALTIVTGNEDPLKEDSRIAWDKISTGAGTLVFLMGMANLPFIAGKLIENGRPAETPAAVIRWGTVPGQQTVTGTLGDISEKASRAGLKNPAVIIVGEVVALRDRLNWFEKKPLFGRRVLVTRSREQASALSEAIEALGGQAVEFPAIRVAEPEDYSPLDRAIEGLDSFRWVIFTSVNGVESFFRRLRQHRKDIRELRPVRLCAIGPKTREALEAYGLLVDYVPDEYRAEEIVRGLAGKIRAGDRVLLPRADVARKVLPDALAELGADVTEVTAYRTVTGDGGGTPVREMLRDGEIHMITFTSSSTVRNFVKLLGEGGLDRLLAGVKVACIGPITAATARELSIRVDVVAKEYTIEGLVRAILEYYGGGGEVV
- a CDS encoding predicted Fe-S oxidoreductases, translated to MISVTRLLCDTGYFGDTLRYSTGSKGQVHGAIEGHGPVVVWNSTRTCNLRCIHCYSSSESRKYDGELTTAEARRFIDGLAEFKVPVLLFSGGEPLLRDDLFELAAYAGERGIRPTISTNGTLLDLDTVKALKKLGIGYIGISLDGIGENNDRFRGCSGAFQAALKGIRNCMAAGQGVGLRFTINRHNYKDLNAIFDLVEAENIPRVCFYHLVYAGRGSKMVEEDITREEARAAMDLIMERTLNFHRRGLQKEVLTVDNHADGVYIYLKLKKTDPQRADKVLELLRLNGGNRTGIAIGAVDWYGNVHPDQFTQNHTFGNVRERKFGEIWTDLSHPVLAGLKNRKPLLKGRCAACRWLDICNGNFRARAEAVTGDFWESDPACYLTDEEIGLNL
- the HemB gene encoding delta-aminolevulinic acid dehydratase, with the translated sequence MAFPVNRPRRLRKNENLRRLVREARLSVDDLVYPVFVTHGRGVARPVESMPGICNYSIDRLLEELEEVAALNIPAVLPFGVPEAKDELGSGAYAEDGIIQQAVRAIKEAYPGLLVITDICLCEYTSHGHCGVVENGQVLNDPTLDLLARTAVSHARAGADMVAPSDMMDGRVGAIRRALDENGFADVPIMAYSAKYASAFYGPFREAAGSAPQFGDRKAYQMDPANSDEALREVWLDIEEGADIVMVKPALAYMDVIRRVKDDYGYPVAAYNVSGEYSMVKAAAQRGWVDEQRIVMEILTGLKRAGADIIITYHAKDAARWLREGRQ
- a CDS encoding predicted Fe-S oxidoreductases; the protein is MLVSWNTTNACNMYCKHCYRDAGAKAAEELSTEEGLALIDQIAGAGFKIMIFSGGEPLMRDDIFTLVARARERGLRPVFGTNGTLITGETARRLKEAGAAVMGISLDSVDPKSHDDFRATPGAWQGAVDGMRACREAGLPFQVHTTVMGWNKDEVERLTDFAVRMGAVGHHIFFLVPTGRAVGIAEESLKAGQYEELLQRIMRKQAEVKIELKPTCAPQFMRIASQMGVKTRFSKGCLAGIAYCIISPRGVVQPCAYLDIPAGNVRQAGFGDIWHEAGIFKDLRTEEYGGGCGICRYKKVCGGCRARAYFYYGDYMAEEPWCLYRERKGR
- the Lrp gene encoding transcriptional regulator, encoding MPRPRLFLLRRLHGGRTVVPLPRAERALIMKLDLIDRKLLNLLQAGFPLVPEPYRELGEALGISEEEVIARIGRMLQSGVIRRLGCVFDSRQLGYSGVLCAMNVEEGRVDEVAEVVNSFPGITHNYLREHPRYNMWFTLLAGSDQEIEAILEQIRERTGIKEVIALPAEDVFKIRVSFDLE
- the Lrp gene encoding transcriptional regulator, with amino-acid sequence MLTEQDKRVIRVLQRGLPLESRPFKAMAEELNMTEEELIDKIKQFIKNGQIRRFGATVRHQDVGYVANAMIVWDVPDDRVKEAGRIMAGFGEVTHCYQRPRLPGWPYNIFTMVHGKTREECIRAAEMISQATGVGSYRLLFSTAELKKSSMLYFEQAT
- the HemL gene encoding glutamate-1-semialdehyde aminotransferase; protein product: MYKGFDRSVSLYRQACKVIPGGVNSPVRAFKAVGLNPVFVKKGEGARIYDFDDNEYIDYVCSWGPLILGHRHPRVVGALERCLNEVGTSFGAPTELENILAEMIVEAVPSIEMVRLVNSGTEAAMSALRLARGYTGRNKIVKFEGCYHGHADFLLIKAGSGALTFGVPTSPGIPAAAAAGTIVARYNDLAGLEEIFKLEGEDIAAVIVEPVAGNMGVVPPAPGFLEGLRNLTARYGSLLIFDEVITGFRLAYGGAQELYGVAPDLTCLGKVIGGGLPVGAYGGRREIMEQVAPSGPVYQAGTLSGNPLAVSAGIATLEVLKQPGVYGRLEQTAAALEDALKQAARQTGAEVCFNRAGSMLCAFFTGEEVKDYASACTSDTARYAAFFRSMLEQGVYLAPSQFEAAFVSLAHGKEEIERTAEAARHAFKAAVEQK